In one window of Pseudodesulfovibrio sediminis DNA:
- a CDS encoding thioredoxin family protein, with protein sequence MVKTLEPQAFDIELQSGSEPFVVAFLKRNERFAEQRKVLAQVEKSNGDRVRCFLFDVDYLPTAMDRFAVNGTPTFLLFEQGKEIDRLIGESDGETLDEFIRSAIGE encoded by the coding sequence ATGGTAAAAACCTTGGAACCACAGGCTTTTGACATTGAGCTTCAAAGCGGCAGTGAACCGTTTGTGGTGGCCTTCCTCAAGCGTAATGAGCGGTTTGCCGAACAGCGTAAGGTTTTGGCTCAGGTGGAAAAATCCAATGGCGATCGGGTGCGGTGCTTTCTGTTTGATGTCGATTATCTCCCCACGGCCATGGATCGTTTCGCTGTCAATGGGACTCCCACTTTTCTGCTTTTTGAGCAGGGCAAAGAGATTGACCGCCTGATTGGTGAGTCTGATGGAGAGACCCTGGATGAATTTATCAGGAGTGCCATCGGTGAATAA
- a CDS encoding radical SAM/SPASM family putative metalloenzyme maturase codes for MTKCSTRSSQPFPARLQVEVTTRCNMRCSMCFKFAPDSEIPELDLDLATFKRLKPALEKCEALVLSGIGEPLLNPELADMAAFARQVMPENGWIGFQTNGLLMTEERADSLIRSGVDTFCISVDSLKPCTTESGELHGEVHVDRLVRTFDQLKVAGRTHGRALKLGVEFVLMADTVAQLPDVVRWAGEQECDFVIVSHVLVHDESLHAQSLFNPNPPSVTALFDEWQAKAQAEGLDMHDQEGLAWKFIKTPKQKRLSELVREFRATALKDGSWVHLGHLLEWDKRELSGANEAVRQICAKAEHLASELGIEMRMPPLMAQDERRCGFMEDSVAFVTSEGDVSPCQFLWHQYSCQLDGGKKIIKPWKFGNIREQDLGEIWRSEPYAGFREEALKYEYPYCSNCPFVPCDDITGTVYDFEYDCLGVTIPCGHCLWCMGGLQCLL; via the coding sequence ATGACCAAGTGTTCTACTCGTTCGTCCCAGCCCTTCCCGGCGCGGTTGCAGGTGGAAGTGACCACCCGATGCAATATGCGTTGTTCCATGTGTTTCAAGTTCGCGCCCGATAGTGAGATCCCTGAATTGGATCTTGATCTGGCGACCTTCAAGCGGTTGAAACCGGCCCTTGAAAAGTGTGAAGCCCTGGTTCTGTCCGGTATCGGGGAGCCTTTGCTCAACCCGGAGTTGGCCGATATGGCGGCGTTTGCCAGGCAGGTCATGCCTGAAAACGGGTGGATCGGTTTTCAGACAAACGGATTGCTCATGACCGAAGAACGGGCCGATTCATTGATCCGGTCCGGTGTGGACACCTTTTGCATTTCCGTGGATTCACTCAAACCATGCACCACGGAAAGCGGTGAGCTGCACGGCGAGGTCCATGTTGACAGGTTGGTGCGGACCTTTGATCAGCTCAAGGTTGCGGGCAGGACTCATGGACGGGCTCTCAAGTTGGGGGTCGAGTTCGTGTTGATGGCCGACACGGTCGCGCAGTTGCCGGATGTGGTTCGCTGGGCCGGAGAGCAGGAGTGTGATTTCGTTATTGTCTCACACGTCTTGGTTCATGACGAGTCTTTGCATGCCCAATCGCTTTTCAACCCGAATCCACCGTCAGTGACCGCCCTGTTTGATGAATGGCAGGCAAAAGCGCAGGCAGAGGGGCTGGACATGCATGACCAGGAGGGGCTGGCGTGGAAATTCATCAAGACGCCGAAGCAGAAACGGTTGAGCGAACTGGTCAGGGAATTTCGGGCAACGGCGTTGAAAGATGGCTCCTGGGTGCATCTGGGGCATCTGCTGGAATGGGATAAGCGGGAATTATCCGGTGCCAACGAAGCGGTGCGACAGATCTGCGCCAAGGCCGAACATCTGGCTTCGGAGCTGGGAATCGAAATGCGCATGCCGCCGCTCATGGCGCAGGATGAACGACGGTGCGGGTTCATGGAAGACAGCGTGGCGTTCGTGACCAGCGAGGGCGATGTCAGCCCGTGTCAGTTTCTGTGGCACCAGTACTCCTGTCAGTTGGATGGCGGAAAGAAAATCATCAAGCCGTGGAAGTTCGGCAATATTCGGGAACAGGATTTGGGCGAGATCTGGCGCTCGGAACCGTATGCCGGATTCCGTGAAGAAGCGTTGAAATACGAGTATCCCTACTGCTCCAACTGTCCCTTTGTTCCCTGTGACGATATCACCGGCACGGTCTACGATTTTGAATATGACTGCCTGGGTGTGACCATCCCCTGCGGCCACTGCCTGTGGTGCATGGGCGGGTTGCAGTGCTTGTTGTAA
- a CDS encoding manganese efflux pump MntP → MGPTELIVIAIALAMDAFAVSIASGVTLKCVSRRQTFRLAWHFGLFQALMPILGWYMGSTVSQYIEAYDHWIAFVLLGYIGGNMIRESFQEEEAEVCDPTRGKTLIILSIATSIDALAVGLSLAMLGISVWWPAFIIGVVAALFTVVGLQLGKTAAKAERIGKFSELAGGIVLIAIGIKILWEHGALPF, encoded by the coding sequence ATGGGGCCGACTGAACTTATTGTCATTGCCATTGCCCTGGCCATGGACGCTTTTGCTGTTTCCATTGCCAGTGGCGTGACGCTCAAATGTGTGAGCCGCCGACAGACGTTTCGTCTGGCGTGGCACTTCGGGTTGTTTCAGGCGCTCATGCCGATCCTCGGGTGGTACATGGGCAGCACTGTCAGTCAATACATTGAAGCCTATGATCACTGGATCGCCTTTGTGCTGCTCGGCTATATCGGCGGCAACATGATTCGGGAATCCTTTCAGGAAGAGGAGGCAGAGGTCTGCGATCCGACCAGAGGGAAAACGCTGATCATACTCTCCATCGCTACCAGCATCGACGCCCTTGCCGTGGGGCTCAGTCTGGCCATGCTGGGCATCTCGGTCTGGTGGCCCGCCTTTATCATCGGTGTTGTGGCCGCGCTCTTCACCGTTGTCGGCCTCCAACTCGGCAAGACCGCCGCCAAAGCCGAACGCATCGGCAAATTCTCCGAACTGGCGGGCGGTATCGTCCTTATTGCCATTGGTATCAAAATTCTCTGGGAGCATGGCGCGCTGCCGTTCTAA
- a CDS encoding glycosyltransferase family A protein: protein MTNKVPFFSVIVPTCDRPRDLTKALSSLQQQTFTDFEVVLINDGKQDITDCVSESGLAEAGIAMNLLTGPTKTGPAAARNRGLAEARGQVIAYLDDDDLYSPDHLAVHAKAYENAPHIQAVYSDAERTIVTEDRDHNISEETEVVFSREYSADDLLAGNYIPTLCMSHRRECLEKTGGFEESLSLLAEWDLFIRLAMHTDLVHIAETTGRYFEQGTGSSVQEYYAHEILDTIVAIYMRNNECLEADPERKDRIWGKRLRHMGQVMTATGAGLDNAGPIEEAYPLFIRASETEYRGENFLALARIHQALGRVADAMETVARARGVQSGQH from the coding sequence ATGACAAATAAGGTTCCATTTTTTTCCGTTATAGTACCCACCTGTGATCGCCCTCGCGACCTGACGAAAGCGTTGTCGAGCTTGCAGCAACAAACGTTCACGGATTTTGAAGTCGTGCTCATCAACGACGGCAAACAGGATATAACCGACTGTGTCAGTGAATCAGGACTGGCCGAGGCCGGAATTGCCATGAATCTGCTCACCGGCCCGACCAAGACTGGCCCGGCGGCTGCAAGGAATCGCGGGCTGGCTGAAGCGCGCGGTCAAGTCATCGCCTATCTCGATGACGATGATCTGTATTCCCCCGACCATCTCGCCGTCCACGCGAAGGCCTATGAGAACGCCCCCCATATTCAGGCCGTCTACTCTGATGCCGAGCGCACCATTGTCACCGAAGATCGGGATCACAATATTTCAGAGGAAACGGAAGTGGTCTTTTCCCGGGAGTATTCGGCTGACGACCTCCTGGCCGGCAACTACATCCCCACGCTGTGCATGAGTCACCGCAGGGAATGTCTGGAAAAAACGGGAGGATTCGAAGAATCCCTCTCTCTGCTGGCAGAATGGGATTTGTTTATCAGACTCGCCATGCACACGGATTTAGTTCATATCGCCGAAACCACCGGCAGATATTTCGAGCAGGGAACAGGATCAAGTGTGCAGGAGTACTATGCGCACGAAATACTGGATACCATTGTCGCCATTTACATGAGGAACAATGAATGCCTTGAAGCCGACCCTGAAAGAAAGGACCGAATCTGGGGCAAACGGTTGCGCCATATGGGGCAGGTCATGACCGCAACAGGCGCCGGTCTCGACAACGCGGGTCCCATTGAGGAGGCCTATCCGCTGTTCATCAGGGCCTCGGAAACAGAGTATCGGGGAGAAAACTTCCTGGCTCTGGCGCGTATCCATCAGGCCCTTGGCCGTGTCGCCGACGCCATGGAGACCGTGGCTCGCGCTCGCGGTGTCCAGTCAGGCCAGCACTAG
- a CDS encoding glycosyltransferase family protein: MPRPNHVSIIDEIGMKKTMPATPEQFEWRVNKTLDDAPVVFLGLGPEPDKVPEWFDLPNDEIIFFLESQAFIDQVKDWEPRLPENFQRITPEEFTRDSAANAHVVRYLPVQRAFPTDFGPLTARITLGDKELPRLNKTVWIPTSDTDLLGRELAQAFRDAGYSVTMIDHVQLGKHPGNTLPEILQEGVPDLFLSVNFKGLDHFGLGYTILKEAGAEVAIWLVDNPFNLLTSVKALYWKNARLFVTDHTFIGPLINTGAKWVTHLPLGTSRELFETGGELPQHGHGLEDRLVFVGRSAFPDKDKFFAGLTVPADQMTTIKNHPHEKRYDFHWWTEQLKTLPPWPGNAIRQIGAGAEWAGKHWKKVCLESAGPIVIFGDTGWQALDNDRAEVRGPVDYYDHLPAIYRSASVTLNATGMQLPAGLTQRHFDVWCAGGFLITDANPGLQIFPDELVDPIRYTKPDEIRDLFLQYRQETETKQELRAAWRECILQDHTYANRVETILTALSL; this comes from the coding sequence ATGCCCAGACCCAATCATGTGTCGATTATAGATGAAATCGGCATGAAAAAAACCATGCCCGCCACCCCGGAGCAATTCGAATGGCGCGTCAACAAAACCCTGGACGACGCACCAGTGGTCTTTCTCGGGCTCGGCCCAGAGCCGGATAAAGTGCCGGAATGGTTTGATCTCCCCAACGATGAAATTATTTTTTTCCTCGAAAGTCAGGCCTTCATCGATCAGGTGAAAGACTGGGAACCCCGGCTGCCGGAAAATTTTCAACGCATCACTCCAGAAGAATTCACCCGCGACTCCGCTGCCAACGCGCATGTGGTTCGCTACCTGCCGGTACAGCGCGCCTTTCCCACGGACTTCGGGCCGCTCACTGCCCGCATCACGCTGGGCGACAAGGAGTTGCCCCGCCTGAACAAAACAGTATGGATTCCCACGTCCGACACAGATCTGTTGGGGCGGGAGCTGGCTCAGGCGTTCAGGGATGCGGGCTACTCGGTCACCATGATCGACCATGTACAGCTCGGCAAACATCCCGGCAACACCCTGCCTGAAATCTTGCAGGAAGGCGTTCCCGACCTCTTCCTCTCCGTCAATTTCAAGGGCCTCGACCATTTCGGGCTGGGATACACCATCCTCAAAGAGGCCGGTGCCGAGGTCGCCATCTGGCTGGTGGACAACCCGTTCAACCTGCTCACCTCCGTCAAGGCCCTCTACTGGAAAAACGCCCGTCTCTTTGTCACGGACCACACCTTCATCGGCCCGCTCATCAACACCGGGGCCAAATGGGTGACCCATCTCCCGCTGGGCACATCCCGAGAACTGTTCGAAACCGGCGGGGAGTTGCCGCAACACGGCCACGGCCTTGAAGACAGGCTCGTGTTCGTGGGCCGGTCGGCGTTCCCGGACAAAGACAAATTCTTTGCAGGCCTCACCGTACCGGCAGATCAAATGACAACAATCAAAAACCATCCCCATGAAAAGCGATACGATTTTCATTGGTGGACAGAGCAACTCAAGACGCTCCCCCCGTGGCCCGGCAACGCCATCCGACAAATCGGCGCAGGAGCGGAATGGGCAGGCAAGCATTGGAAAAAGGTGTGCCTCGAATCGGCTGGCCCCATTGTTATTTTCGGAGACACAGGCTGGCAGGCGCTCGACAACGACCGCGCCGAGGTGCGCGGCCCGGTGGACTATTATGACCACCTGCCCGCCATCTACCGATCCGCATCGGTCACCCTGAACGCCACGGGCATGCAGCTTCCGGCAGGCCTCACCCAGCGCCACTTCGACGTCTGGTGTGCAGGCGGATTCCTGATCACGGACGCCAACCCCGGCCTCCAGATCTTCCCAGACGAGCTGGTCGACCCCATCCGCTACACCAAACCAGACGAGATACGAGACCTCTTCCTGCAGTACCGTCAGGAAACAGAAACCAAGCAAGAGCTCCGCGCCGCATGGAGAGAGTGCATCCTGCAGGATCACACCTACGCCAACCGCGTGGAAACAATCCTCACAGCTCTCAGCCTATAA
- a CDS encoding RlmE family RNA methyltransferase: MKQYQDKYFKRAKKENYAARSVYKLKEMDKRFHIFAKGQTVLDLGAAPGSWTQFAGEKVGKSGRVLGVDIQTTRHTFPDNITFLQADVFSDSPELLEAMEPLVPFDVIISDMAPKTTGVKFADQANSLELCERAFEVALKYLKKGGNFAVKIFEGGEISDYRNLIRPYFGKIKNFKPHSSRAESKEIFIVALGFKGNDG; this comes from the coding sequence ATGAAACAATATCAGGATAAATACTTCAAACGGGCCAAAAAGGAAAACTACGCCGCGCGCTCGGTCTACAAGCTCAAGGAAATGGACAAACGGTTCCATATCTTTGCCAAGGGACAGACCGTGCTTGATCTCGGCGCAGCACCCGGTTCCTGGACCCAATTTGCCGGAGAAAAAGTCGGCAAAAGCGGGCGTGTACTCGGTGTGGATATTCAGACCACTCGTCATACCTTCCCGGATAACATAACCTTTTTGCAGGCCGATGTCTTTTCGGATTCACCGGAGCTGCTGGAGGCCATGGAACCGCTTGTGCCCTTTGACGTGATTATCAGCGACATGGCCCCCAAGACCACCGGAGTCAAGTTCGCGGACCAGGCCAATTCCCTGGAACTCTGCGAGCGAGCCTTTGAAGTGGCACTCAAATATCTGAAGAAGGGCGGCAACTTTGCGGTCAAGATATTTGAAGGCGGCGAGATCAGCGACTATCGCAACCTGATTCGTCCGTATTTTGGCAAGATCAAGAATTTCAAGCCCCATAGCTCCCGCGCCGAAAGTAAGGAAATCTTTATCGTCGCGCTTGGCTTTAAGGGCAATGATGGGTAA
- a CDS encoding tail fiber assembly protein, with the protein MVTSLFHTRWYHLYAYITGVTPPVKHASSADFIVNAIAEHEAAQVRAKRDWLLAESDWTQLADCPIDEVDRLVWFEYRAELRDVHQQGGFPGVVDWPEIPE; encoded by the coding sequence ATGGTTACCAGTTTGTTTCATACCAGATGGTACCATTTATACGCGTATATCACTGGCGTCACGCCGCCTGTGAAGCATGCGTCTTCAGCTGATTTTATCGTGAATGCCATAGCGGAACATGAAGCCGCGCAGGTGCGGGCTAAACGTGACTGGCTGTTGGCCGAATCTGACTGGACGCAACTTGCAGATTGTCCAATTGATGAGGTTGATAGGCTGGTGTGGTTTGAGTATCGCGCCGAATTGCGCGACGTGCACCAGCAGGGAGGGTTCCCAGGGGTAGTGGATTGGCCGGAGATACCGGAGTAA